Within Styela clava chromosome 8, kaStyClav1.hap1.2, whole genome shotgun sequence, the genomic segment aattggaaaatgaattgcgatgtatatacaccaatcaaacttttttgaacatcacatcaacttgcgcgctctatgggttcctcatagataacactctagtaactacctttgcggcgtctgcaaaatttcttgacatcattttgacgacgcctatttcttcagccgacgcagagcgaacattcagcacgctgaagcgtattaaaacgtatctcagaaacacaatgaagcaagatagattaaattccttggctgttttatccattcacagagacgttatttctgggatgcatgactttaatcagcgcgttattgagcattttgcttgcaagaaaccgcggcgtgttgcatatatgttcaagcagtagaagtctagcagcatatatatctatgagtgagcgacgcatgtccttatctttgcattaactttcctttcttcatagtaacgttttaaaccttattttaggttttgtctgctttcccgaagtttctgttaatatgtcattgtatttatctgggtaaatattgcctttccttttgaaagaggtttcaaaataaactatgtctatatttattaatcccttgacttggaccggttttaaagacactttcttatcgttaaaaattgtcgcttttgccgattggttgttaccgatggaatggtttttatactcatcaaatgatgggagaacttacagcgctcatcctgtccccgtagatgggggtgacgtggtcccgcagtagcttgccccggttgtcaaatgaccacgcgccgccactggtaaaTACATCTTTAgagttattattttgaaatcttgGGCAAATAAAACAGCATAAAATTGTAAGTTGTTAATTACCTGAAATCTTTTGCCATTGTATATTTCTGTTGAGCCTCTTGGTATTCATATTGACCAACATTGGCATGGCAGGATGGTTGGTTGAGTCTATTGCCGATATACATTATCCAGTCAAGGGCTTCCAGCATTTTCAACTCGCAAAAATACTATTATAGCTCGTTTTTACAGcaatttaattttatgatttattaatCATTCTAATAATATCGTATTATATCATCAGGCATAACATTAGagatttgtttgaatttgataaaaaatatttataataggGATGTTATGACTATTTGAAATACCCTATTACAACAGAACTTTATGGAAATTGAATATTCCAGTTCAAACTTGTGCATAAGATTTCATCTGACAGTTTGTCAGAATAGTAATTAGCAACTTtcaataaaaactgaaaatcaattTGCCCTTGAGCATACATATATACTTACTGATTACATATTACGCACTgataatcattttcaaataaacattgTCCTAACGCACCTGAAAATTAAtgattaagttttttttttgcattagtcCATGCTCTTTTGCAAATCTTGTTGTCAAAATATCGAAACTGCATCATGCGAACTTCTGTCATAAATTATGGGATTACTGAAAACATATCGAAGGTCGAAGCAAACACTTCCGCATTTAGACATATGTGCATAGTTAATGTGAGTATCAATGTTGGTAAATCCATTGGAAGGCCTGgaaaagaaaatcatatttcagaTCCTGTATATTATTGTATAATATAGTTATTTGATGAATACCGCTACCTCTGTTGGCCGATTGTTTAGTAACCTTTGCAGACTGTGCCTAAATTTGGACATGTATTActcaaattgtttatttttatttcatgcaTGTTTATGCATTATTCCGAAGCTTGAAATGTCCATACCAATGATAATCACTTAAAACATACTTTACACTTACAATTTGTAAGATGTCTTAATTTTTAATAAACGAATAATTTACTTATGAAGAAATGAAAGTTTGTCTGAAACACAATCATTCGCGAGTAAAGATGTGCGCGggtacaaatgtacgtgggtgaaAATGTTTGCAGGTGCagatgtacatgggtgcaatcCAGTGCCGGATATAAACGACGTTTCACGGTTGTGTAAAATTTCTTAACTTGGACGAAATTCTTGTTACAGGCAAAATAGTACGCTAATCACGGATGAggttgaaatttatttgaaaacactGATTTCATAAGGGTATATCGCTTGATAAATCGTCACTAGAAttcataaataaacaatataacttgtggggctgggaatttcagggaaaacacgtTAACTGTtaaaccgggtaaaattaaccggttaatcgCAGAGTGATGTTTCACGCATCGAGGTAGTTTCATAATCGCTCTTCTACAAGAGTGGTTCGGACATTTgaaagtattttagtaaaacccgaCCCCGTTATtgaatgtcatttatgtgacgaATATTCAGTGCCTGATGTGCAGATtctactttgagatatcataaagaaaaacagcatcagCTGTACACGTGTTGGATgacattaaatatatatacgattttgcaataaaatcgttgATAATGTGTTTCGACctaaaactgattctgaatttatcattgtcaaattttcataatcagcaatcctGATACTTTAATTATTCTCACAACTATTGGGTCATTATcgatacagttagtgatattcttttgaattaaatgccacACGAGATAAAATTtagatgacgtaatcatttttgaaagacttgtacattataaagacgATTTGCActtgagatgtcagttaacggttaaaaaaatcgtaaccgttaaccatctaaaatcgattaaccggttaaccattcccagcccttaATATAAGATGTAAAAGAAATATGCAATAAATCTTTggttgatttaaattttaagaCATAAGTAAATAACGAATAGGTTTTGGCAAATAGCCAGAAATTATCAAATTGAAAAGAAACattaaattgattaaaaaattaattggaATCCATGTCGATAATGATAATACGACGAATACTGTATTTTAAAATGCGGGCGCTTTTGACAAAGTGGCAAATAAAACCTACGAGTCCGAAAATTGGATGCTTAATATGCTTGAGGCAATTTAAACTAAAAAATTTAGCGATATTTTAGAGCGTCTTGTTATAATATTACTCTATCGGATATATTGCGTTTTGAAAGGTTTTAAAACCAAAGTAGAGTATATCGTGATCAGGATGGCAAATGAATGTTCGTTTAACAAATTTTGTAATAGTTAGAAATAGAACTCTTTTTTTAATAGAAACTAATGGGGGGAGAACCATATGCAGATAGAATATTGAGGGATAAAATGTCAGAGTGTAATAAGAACTACAACAGAAATATCGATGGGGTGAAATTTCGGCTTCATAACACTTTAAGTTTATTTATCATTGTGTTATTTCTGTCACTTTTATCCATCCTAATTCTAATCAGATATTTTCTTCACAGAGAATGTTCCACTTGAGGACGAAAAGAAAAATCATTTATACTATTCTAGCATGTGTTCCATTTGCCTTGTTACACTTCATCATCAATAGCAAATTTGCTGATAAAGACAAAAAGTCCTTTTTCGTGAAAGATACAAGCAAAGAAGATTCGTACGAAGATTTAAACAACGTCAATCGCGAAGAATTGTATTATAGAGTTATGCGTGAAGCAGAAGTGGCATTTCAGGCCCAAAAGTTGAACTTGACAGTAAAATCTttttataatgatatttttcaattaaGCGACAGCAGAGTTAAATTCTATAGACGCAAAAACTATGACGAAGTTGAAAATTCATTAGTAAACAAGAGCAGAGTTGAAGATTCGTTCCTAAAATATTTCCCGATGTCTCCAGAAGGTACGGACATATTTGAACTCGCTTCTGATAATAATATATGTTCGAATTTGTCAATTTGATGTGGCTTGAATATTTATCAGATTTTCGTAATTGCAATATGTGTACTGTAGAAAGAAAATGCATTTTAGAGCTTTGTATTCGTTTTGTAATGATCAATCAGAAATGTTATTTGTAATTGTAGTGAGTAATCCCATCATTCCGCCATGTCGCGGGATTGCAGAGGGCTATTACGCCTTCGGGTATGAAACAATGCAAACAAAAAAGAAACGATAACCGATCTGTAACTTTCAAAGCTGTACACAAAACAGCGGTTTTACGGCATTGTTGCATAAcaaattaaaacattttatattgtGGGACCCAATCAAGGACACAACGTGGGACACCATTTGATAAATACTTCTTATTGATTACAGACGCAATCCGTAGGTTTGGGAGTAAATTACCATACTGGGAGAAATATGAAATTCTAAACTATCCAAAAGTATATTACCTCGGATTGAATGCCAACAAAACtcaattgaaagaagacggcaAAAACAATTTTGGATTTGATTTTGATACATTGGTTGAAAACGAATCTGAGGGAAATTATGACGTCAGTGGTCACTATAAAATGGTAAGACATAAATATATTAGTTTTGATTATTATTACATGGTGAAGAGAAAACTGCActttatatttttgcatgttCTAATCCAGGGGTGCGCAATTACTTTCCAGAGTGGGCTAGGCTAGTTACacataatagacttggttactagGCCACAGactcaaaactatgaataaaaacagtCTATTTACAATAgcagctaggctaacgtttatataatagcaGGAAGCACAATGTGACAatcggggtcattatgacgttgtTTTTAGCGGGAATTTATAGTATAAAAGTATAGTCGTgatttcagcagacacaagtgggccgaaTGGAACACTTCGGTGGGCTGGATccagcccgcgggccgtaatttgcccacccctgttctaatcTAATCAATTCAATGTTTTTTGTTCTATTATTTTAAGGTCCCTGGTGATCATATCGGTTACAGATATGAAATTATCAAATACGTTGATACTGGCTATTATTGCGATGTTGTTGTAGCAAGAGACTGGTCAaatccaattttaaaaaatgttgccATTAAAATCATGCGTGTTAGAGGTCACAGGTAACTGAGTCCTAATTAAATACGATAAATCTTTACAGGTAAATTTCACTGATATTAATGCATCCGCCGTGGTCGATCTCATGTGCAAAGTTTGTACCCGAAATTTAGAGCAAGAGTTTTTGAAATGGTCACTTCCTTAATAACAAAACCCTGATCACCATTCCTGAATCCCGGCAATTAGCgagaatttatatatttcataaacgCCCATACATTTCGACCAATGAATCAGGGATAGGAAAAATTGGGTGTTCATTATCTTCGTAGTTTTCTTTCTAACAACCTTGCCCATTGCACAAATTATTAGCCTTGGCATGCTATTTCATTCCAATTATCTATTTGAAGAACGAGTTCAACTGAGGTCACCAGGGGTCAAAAGGTCACGAAAATCTGAGTGGGGAATCGTATTATCGCTttgatagataaaaaaaaaatgacagcATGGATTAGGTCAAGGTATATATCATCTGTATTATCTTTAAAAGTGCTATGTATGGATGAAATGTCTTTTCCCTCCTTCCGTCACTCTCATATTATTTGGTTAAAAAAGAACAAAAGGCCACAACTAACATACCACACACCCATTGTTGTGCTCTTCTTAGCTGACCTTTGTAGGCTGGGCGTTTGGCTACGATCAGTAGAGATTTCCTGCGTTTATGTATAGTTCGCAGATGTTAAATATATCTGGTACATTTACTATGGTAAGTAGCGAAAAACTGACTTTTATTGTTTATCATCATTTTAATTACCCATAGCCAACGCAAAAACATTTAAATGTGTGATATGCACATTTTCTGGCAATTGGTACTCCGTGCATGTGTCGGCGAAAGTTGTTGACCAGACCGTTCTAGTAGAATGTAGATGATTCAAAATGTATAATCTGTCCCGAGACTTCTATTGAGAAAACGTTAGGAACCGAAAATGGAcgtgggatgggatgggatatGGGATGCACCATCAATTGAGGATGGCGTTGAAAGAAAGCGACTGAAAGTTGTCTGTCACagtaaatttttatatcatcTGAGTAACTCGTGCTACAAAGCATACACGATAAAATCTCAACTTGAAAGAATTTTAATTTATGTCCGATCTTTGAAAGGGATGCAGATGTTGAAAGAAGTGTTCCAGGGCTGAGGTGCGAAGCATTTTTTAAGCAAGACGAAAGGGTAGCTAAATATGAGAATGTTCTTAACACACTTTTAAAGTAAAAGTCCTCATATGAACTGAAGGTGAATAGAGCATTTAGTAAGGCAGGGACTTTATTCGAGGGAACTAGCACTCAATTTATCCTGAATGTcgcacaaaaaaacgaaaatccTCTTGAAATGCCCCCCTAAAGAGAAAAGGCTACACAACATCCTCTCCTCAGTAACGACGTTATGCCCATCGACGTCAAAGAACAACTTCTCcatgtaaaataaaatgctgATGAGTCATACAAGAAACTTCGAACTGAAAGAttcataaatgaaaaaattcgaCTTTCATCGTACCAACCTGAAAACAATTACTCCGAGAAAGGTGTACAGAAATTGAGGGCGAGGCAGCAATTAAGAAAGAAGATGCCCACATGAGACGAAGCTTGCAAATCGCCCAGGAGAAAAGGTTTTATTATGAATGAGCTACTTCAGTGTGATGTGTGTACAAAGTCCCCTCTACATCATCGACGTTATAAAAAACATTCGCAAACTTCCAAATAAGAATTTCGAAAGATTTGGGCATTTTTCAAATGCATTTTTGAGTTTTATCGCCTCCTCAACAAAGGGTGCTGAAATAATTGACTTTGAATTTGACTTGTACAAGGAAAGATCGTTGATTCTGAGCGTCAAAGAAGAGCGACTGTGGCACCCATAGAAATGCTTTATTGCAAGTCATTTCTACGGACTTAGTGGCGGCATTTTCATTGTTTGTAGGTCAAAGGCGTCTGATGCCACAGTGCCTTTATCCGACCACAGTGAAAGAAACTGACATGAGATGCAAAGCACGCCGCTAATTAAAGAACAAAACCAAAACATATATATCGTTGTTTTATCATCCGTTCGGACGTCTTCATCTTGTTTTTCTTACTACCGGAATAAGCTACATAGGGGCGGCCTCAATGAGCTTTGGATTAAAACTGGTGTTAGCAGTTCAACAAGAATATTCCTGTGCACATTTTTGCCAGAAAAAATTGGACCTGGTATGTATGATGTCCTTCCTGCTATTCATGCATTAATAACCGGCTGGGAAGGTTTTCTAATAAGGGAAGTGACCCTTTTGAAAACTTGTACCCAAATTTCGGGTACAAGTTTTGCACACGAGATCGGCCACAGCTGATACACTATATGCAcctattatattttgaaaacatcgCACGTGACACGATGGCACAGAAGGGCCATGTCGTGATTATGTATTCAATAAATGTAAAGCCGACTTTCGTGCATTCACGAACGAATTTTTCAGTCGGATTCCTAATTTATCGCTAAGTGGTCACTTCACCGACGCTGAATTAATCTTcttttaaagttttgttttgtgttttcaGCACCCTTAGACCTTTCTGGCAAGAAGTAGGTATGCTGCAGTATCTCAATACCCATGCTTCCGATTTGGATTATTTTACACGCATGTTGGCAACCTTCGAATTTCGCAACCATCCCTGTATAGTTTTTGAATTGTTGGGGTTAGTATTAGTCTCAGAAATAAAATACAGTGTATTTTAAAGAAGAGGTATCCTtaattattacatttatttgtaTGCTCCCATAATTACATGAGGGAGACCGTGCGCTTTCGGaaaatgttgtgaaaaaatctaGTTTGCTACTATTGCATCAATCAATGTCAAATTTTACTACTTGAATCCGCTAAAAGGatatatattcttttttttcaagtacgatattttactcaaaatttttctgtttcatttaaaatttaaatccaTTGAACtactttttatgaaatttggcAACACATTTTTCCTAAGCAATTGTTGGCTTATGTCAGGTCGCCGTCACATTTCTCCACcgatcttttcagcaaactcaACTCAGTTAAAAAGCTGAGGCGGTACGTGTccatccatatatttgagcattgctctattAATCTGATTTACTAAAATGCTTAATGAATAGATAACATGTTATGTATTTGCTAAACATAGCATGATATCTATTTGGATGCagaattattttacttttacaTGCATTTTTTACTTACCAAACTTTAATGTACTTCACAGAGGAACTATTgacttaaaatatttgaaacactCCGTGCGAAACACAACATTGATACGAAGATATGCAAGTGATGCTTTGCATGGTTTGCGTATTCTCAACAGAATCGGCGTGTTGCACGGAGATTTTAAACTGGTAAATGCAATATATTGTCACATGCTGAATAATCATTGTTAATTACAATTTTACTATAGTGTGTAATCTGCCCTGATAGTGATAATTAGCAACTTTATCTCAATGAGAAACGACACTTTGGAAATTCACTGGTGCATAATGCATCAGTTTTGTGCTCTTGGCATTTGAGTTTTCGCTAGTAGTGGTTTTTCGTTAGTTTGCTTATATGTCTCTGTGTAGCAACAACACTTGAAACATAAAAGAACTccatacaaatccatactgtTGGTTGTAGTTGGCTTGTGTATATATGTAAAGATTCTCTGATCACTAATAACTATAGTGCctgaatatgtatatatttatatatattctctATGATTAAGCTTGCAAGATTATTCGCTAATCCATCCAAGTTCGCGTTGCTATTAACTAATATTGTCTGCTTATTTGGTAATATGCGCTAAAAGTTTATAAAACGGGTCGAGGCTTGAGACAAAGAGCCGCGATGACATTGGGTGCGAAACTGTCTCAAGGCCAGCTTCTTTTGATAATAGCAGAAAAAAATATACGCTGTGCTAAAACATAGCGGGAATTAAATTTTTCTATATGTTTTCAGCATAACCTGATGTATATTCatggaaaaaataatgaaagcaATGGACAATTGATAAAAATAGGGGATTTTGGAGGAAGCTGCGTTGTTGGTCAACCAAGTATGTCTTTCTGAGATTATGATATTAAAAGTTATATCATTAGATTTTTGGTGCACAAAGTTCATGAATATAACGAATTTTTAAACTATTGTTAGAATGAACTAAAAAAATGATATGAAATGCTTATGAAACtgaatttttatctttttatagAATGTGGAATTCGGTATTACTTTATTACTCGAGCCTATCGTGCTCCTGAAATAATTTTCAACCTTCAACACACAACTCAGATTGACATGTTCAGTTTTGGGGTTTGGCTGGCAGAACTGTTTTTGGGTCAGCCCCCATTTTATGGTGAAGATAATGAGGAAGATCATTTAGGAGCAATGATGGAAGTACTCGGGCTTCCTCCAAGTCATATGATTGCAAAGTCACCTAGGAAGCACATATACTGGGGTAACTACATTGATAAACTTTatctaggccagtggttctcaaccttttatggctcgtggccccctgtTCTCCATTCCAAAAACATTAAcgtgttggattgtattatgtttTTATTACCTTTTACGGAATGCAAAAGCAAACCACGGACAAGAAAGTAAGAGTTTTCtagtatacaatcaatgggAATCGCTCGGGACTGTCTGACGAATAACGAATAAGTTGCAAATCGCAACTTGCGACAAATGAACTAGCAGTGAAGAAGCTTTCTTTCTTAGTAGTGGGTAAGAATTTGATATGCCACCTCAAAGTTGCATTCAAAAGCGGGCTTTTCCTCCGGCGAAACTCGAACTTGGCCAATGTTGCCTTATTGTCAATCTAATTTGCTTGGCAGCCAAGAATATCAACGCTTTCACCCGGTGATGATTTTTGTCACGGTGATTTTGGAGTTTAGATGGACTTAATGATTCATTGCTCATTACATTCGAGAAATGCAAGTATTGAGGACATTCTCTGTCATCTCGATTTACTTTGGTAAAACCAAAGTAAATGTCgttccattttcgtattttggcCATTAGGAATTTTTACAAATGGGTTATTCCGTCTATAGTACGATAGCGAAGGTTATCTCGCAGTCTAGTGAAACTACAGGTTAGACGGCCTACCAGcgaactattttgattggtagattgcaaattccattatgatcaaacaattcacacacaagaaagtgaatacaTATTAACCTATTCAGGCACTTAAACTGCGGCGAACACCTCAACAgagaattttattataaaaggAAAGTGTGCAAACGAAATCGTTTTAGGATCAATTATTAGCCTTGTGTCATTCATTGGCCCATTGTGTCATTCATGGCCCCCCTTGAACTTGGGATTCAGGGATTTTCCAACCTAATTATTTCTTTTGAATTTTCATCTTTGCtttctttatatatatgtttgtcTAGATGCCTTTCGACACAAAATTCACGATAAAGGAACGTATCGAAGGCCTTATAGTAGACCATTGTTGAAAGTTTTGGAAGGAATGGACTTCGTGTTAATTGACCTGATTTGCAGATGCCTCGAGTAAGTTTtgttgaaaatcatttaaaacgttgtgtattttgtttgtgattGGGTTTCGTACGtttgaatgtaaaaaaaagaaaacatttgTGTATGTCTAGTCACCTCATAGATCAGACTACATATTTTTTTTGTGCTTTTCCGTGCGTACTTATCCAGATACTATGTTATGGCGACACCATAAAATTAAGTTTAGGATCTAAGAACTTGGTGATTCATAAACCTCATGTACAGATGGGACCCTAACCTACGCATAACACCTGAAGAAGCACTTCGTCATCCTTCTATGACTGGAGTAGAGAAAGATTTGGAAGAATATCCAATAGTCATCCAACGATTTCTAGGGAAAATTTAATGTTGAAACTTGGTAAACGAAATTCGCAGCAGACGGAGGTGAATCGCCGCTCAGTGCGCTGGGATttcagattcaaatatttattttcgtcatgcaaaaacAATGTGCGATatgaaaaaagaataaataatataatgtaacaaaatgaCGAacggatatcggcttgttgcagttgAGACGGGGTCGCGAAAAGACTCAGAGCGTCATCTAGTCAGCTGCTTTTTAAAAGTATCGGTAAAGAGATTAAGCCTAGTTTATCACAACTATTTCCACACTAATTTTTTACATGTTTtgtgtatgaaatatataattttgcaATGAATAATAATTGCTTCCACATCGGACCAGCGGGGATTGGCAGGACAAAGTTAGATGGTGTGATAGTTGCCATACTAAGGACAGGTAATTGATTTCTGTTTAGAATGTTCAATTGATCACAAGAAGCGACATTTGATTTATTCAATGCCGCTAAGGTGGTAAACTTAGTGGAAAAGAGCGACAGTACGGCAGTATGAAAAGTGGTGGTTATGAAGGAGGTGGCCAGAATGTTAGTGGAGAAAGGATATGACGAAATAGATGTGTAAATTTTGCAGTAAAATAGAAATGTAGAAAAAcaagtatatataaataagaatacTGATTTTTTCATGTTGCTTGAATAGAGTTACTGTGAAGAATAAGTGGAAGCGGCTGAAGGCCAAATATAACAGCATAAGAACCAAAACATCACAATCTGCACAAAGCTCCAGGTCAGCTTTAGCATGGCCCTATTTCAGGGCCATGCATGAGCTTCTTGGCTGTAGACCAAAAGTGCAGGTGAGGTCGCAATTAGTAAATATAATTTCAGGGTTTATCTTCCATGGTTGTTGTGGACACCAGCGAGCCACCAATTGGTCATGGCTCCAGTTTTGAATCGACTGTAACACAATTTGTGGCTGAGATAGAAGGTCAGTACAGAATAACATACAATAAAATCGGTTGAAAAATGGTTGATGCCAACACTGTTTTACCCGAATACATTATATTTAGTCGACGATCCCGAAAGCAGTTTGTTACAAAAGTCAGATGGCGAGT encodes:
- the LOC120345725 gene encoding dual specificity tyrosine-phosphorylation-regulated kinase 3-like, whose protein sequence is MGGEPYADRILRDKMSECNKNYNRNIDGRMFHLRTKRKIIYTILACVPFALLHFIINSKFADKDKKSFFVKDTSKEDSYEDLNNVNREELYYRVMREAEVAFQAQKLNLTVKSFYNDIFQLSDSRVKFYRRKNYDEVENSLVNKSRVEDSFLKYFPMSPEDAIRRFGSKLPYWEKYEILNYPKVYYLGLNANKTQLKEDGKNNFGFDFDTLVENESEGNYDVSGHYKMVPGDHIGYRYEIIKYVDTGYYCDVVVARDWSNPILKNVAIKIMRVRGHSTLRPFWQEVGMLQYLNTHASDLDYFTRMLATFEFRNHPCIVFELLGGTIDLKYLKHSVRNTTLIRRYASDALHGLRILNRIGVLHGDFKLHNLMYIHGKNNESNGQLIKIGDFGGSCVVGQPKCGIRYYFITRAYRAPEIIFNLQHTTQIDMFSFGVWLAELFLGQPPFYGEDNEEDHLGAMMEVLGLPPSHMIAKSPRKHIYWDAFRHKIHDKGTYRRPYSRPLLKVLEGMDFVLIDLICRCLEWDPNLRITPEEALRHPSMTGVEKDLEEYPIVIQRFLGKI